In Kitasatospora sp. NBC_00240, the following are encoded in one genomic region:
- a CDS encoding RNA polymerase sigma factor encodes MTVTPALIDAAKAGDGAAWTELYRLYQGRVLAFLVRRTGNRALAEDLTQDTFVRAMTGIGNYQFTGTDMGAWIITIARNLMLDHDKRRSTRRESAFDVVGDTDAGIRVEELVIAIVEADRVFAALAALNDHQRTAVTLRYWGGLSSKEIASRTGLRVGAVKTLTYRARVNLRRRLSEEPAPG; translated from the coding sequence ATGACCGTCACACCAGCGCTGATCGACGCCGCGAAGGCCGGGGACGGCGCTGCCTGGACCGAGCTCTACCGTCTCTACCAGGGCCGGGTGCTCGCCTTCCTCGTCCGGCGGACGGGGAATCGCGCCCTGGCCGAGGACCTGACCCAGGACACCTTTGTCAGGGCAATGACGGGAATTGGTAACTACCAGTTCACCGGCACCGACATGGGTGCCTGGATAATCACCATCGCCCGAAACCTCATGCTCGACCACGACAAACGGCGCTCGACCCGGCGCGAGTCCGCGTTCGACGTGGTCGGCGACACCGATGCCGGTATTCGGGTGGAGGAACTGGTGATTGCCATCGTGGAGGCCGACCGGGTTTTCGCCGCGCTCGCCGCACTGAACGACCACCAGCGGACGGCCGTCACACTCCGTTACTGGGGCGGCCTGAGCTCCAAGGAGATCGCCTCGCGCACCGGCCTGCGGGTCGGCGCCGTCAAGACGCTCACCTACCGGGCCCGGGTCAACCTGCGGCGCCGGCTCTCCGAGGAGCCCGCTCCGGGGTAG
- a CDS encoding helix-turn-helix transcriptional regulator, which translates to MQLTGDTSDATTPAQRFGAVVHEAAQRAGYDLTPGTGGRLALARDTGMSASAVGRMLRGETLPRPSQFQRIAQVVHLDLRELLVRGGIVSEDSAHDLARGVRSPITPEEALDAWGIRHPMIRKFLLATIAQAFALQRESEHESRGGGSAHM; encoded by the coding sequence ATGCAGTTGACAGGGGACACCTCGGACGCGACGACCCCGGCCCAGCGCTTCGGGGCGGTCGTCCACGAGGCCGCGCAGCGGGCCGGCTACGACCTCACACCCGGGACGGGCGGTCGTCTCGCCCTCGCCAGGGACACCGGAATGAGCGCCTCGGCGGTCGGCCGGATGCTGCGCGGCGAAACGCTGCCGAGACCCTCCCAATTCCAGCGAATTGCCCAGGTGGTCCACCTCGACCTGCGGGAGCTGTTGGTCCGTGGCGGCATTGTTTCCGAGGATTCCGCACATGATCTAGCTCGGGGTGTACGCTCACCCATCACCCCCGAAGAAGCGTTGGACGCATGGGGTATCAGGCATCCCATGATCAGGAAATTCCTCCTCGCCACCATTGCGCAGGCATTCGCCCTGCAGCGGGAAAGCGAGCACGAAAGCCGCGGGGGAGGGTCTGCGCACATGTAG
- a CDS encoding DUF5990 family protein, with amino-acid sequence MLIRIEATDLPGRDCPAGGDFPGRTDVHVAVQRRGRPAELFGLRPGDAASAVWELDCSATRTPSGGPDLRGPYLQGGPGARFVYLPWGSVDAAGGFAMFRRAKLMLDAVDPAVLEAAERSGLLIARLGLTDAKGHPLCAAVRPPLVAWSAGPAGSPSDAAAPGA; translated from the coding sequence ATGCTGATCCGGATCGAGGCGACCGACCTGCCGGGGCGGGACTGCCCTGCCGGGGGTGATTTCCCCGGCCGTACCGACGTCCATGTCGCGGTGCAGCGCCGGGGCCGGCCGGCCGAGCTGTTCGGCCTGCGGCCGGGTGACGCCGCGTCGGCCGTCTGGGAGCTGGACTGCTCCGCCACCCGTACCCCGTCCGGCGGGCCGGACCTCAGGGGGCCGTACCTGCAGGGCGGTCCGGGGGCCCGTTTTGTCTATCTCCCCTGGGGGTCGGTCGACGCCGCCGGCGGCTTCGCCATGTTCCGGCGGGCGAAGCTGATGCTGGACGCGGTCGACCCGGCCGTCCTGGAGGCGGCCGAGCGGTCCGGGCTGCTGATCGCCCGGCTGGGCCTCACCGACGCGAAGGGGCATCCGCTCTGCGCCGCCGTCCGGCCGCCGCTGGTCGCCTGGTCGGCCGGGCCCGCCGGCTCGCCCTCCGACGCCGCCGCACCGGGGGCCTGA